In a single window of the Streptomyces sp. NBC_00094 genome:
- a CDS encoding TatD family hydrolase, producing MSAKDAPPPLPEPLLVEVADSHTHLDMQSGTVEEALVKAAAVGVTTVVQVGCDVKGSQWAAETAAAHANVHAAVALHPNEAPRIVLGDPGGTSQPSGAGGGWSRQGARPGGGDAALDDALAEIDRLAALPYVLGVGETGLDYFRTGPEGMAAQERSFRAHIEIAKRHGKALVIHDREAHADVLRVLDEEGAPERTVFHCYSGDAAMAEICAAKGYYMSFAGNVTFKNAQPLRDALAVAPLELVLVETDAPFLTPAPYRGRPNAPYLIPVTVRAMAAVRGIGENELAEAIAVNTARAFDY from the coding sequence ATGAGTGCCAAGGACGCCCCGCCGCCGCTGCCCGAACCCCTGCTCGTGGAGGTCGCGGACTCGCACACCCACCTGGACATGCAGTCCGGGACCGTCGAGGAGGCCCTGGTCAAGGCCGCCGCCGTCGGGGTGACCACGGTCGTCCAGGTCGGCTGTGACGTGAAGGGCTCCCAGTGGGCCGCCGAGACCGCCGCCGCCCACGCGAACGTGCACGCGGCCGTCGCCCTGCATCCGAACGAAGCCCCGCGGATCGTGCTCGGGGACCCTGGGGGCACCTCCCAGCCCTCTGGGGCTGGGGGAGGCTGGTCCCGGCAGGGTGCGCGCCCGGGCGGCGGGGACGCCGCCCTCGACGACGCGCTCGCCGAGATCGACCGGCTCGCCGCCCTGCCGTACGTGCTCGGGGTCGGCGAGACCGGCCTCGACTACTTCCGTACGGGCCCCGAGGGCATGGCCGCGCAGGAGCGTTCCTTCCGCGCCCACATCGAGATCGCCAAGCGCCACGGCAAGGCACTGGTCATCCACGACCGCGAGGCCCACGCCGACGTCCTGCGCGTCCTGGACGAGGAGGGCGCCCCGGAGCGGACCGTCTTCCACTGCTACTCCGGCGACGCCGCCATGGCCGAGATCTGCGCCGCCAAGGGCTACTACATGTCCTTCGCCGGCAACGTCACCTTCAAGAACGCCCAGCCGCTGCGGGACGCGCTCGCCGTCGCCCCCCTGGAACTCGTCCTCGTCGAGACCGACGCGCCCTTCCTCACCCCCGCGCCCTACCGGGGCCGCCCCAACGCCCCCTACCTGATCCCGGTCACCGTGCGGGCGATGGCGGCCGTGCGCGGCATCGGCGAGAACGAGCTCGCCGAGGCGATCGCCGTGAACACGGCCCGCGCCTTCGATTACTGA
- the rsmI gene encoding 16S rRNA (cytidine(1402)-2'-O)-methyltransferase produces the protein MSRVTGTLVLAGTPIGDIADAPPRLATELQNADIVAAEDTRRLRGLTRALGIHTTGRVVSYFEGNESARTPELVEALVGGARVLLVTDAGMPSVSDPGYRLVAAAVEQDIKVTAVPGPSAVLTALALSGLPVDRFCFEGFLPRKAGERLGRLREVADERRTLVYFEAPHRLDDTLAAMAEVFGAERRAAVCRELTKTYEEVKRGPLTELAAWAAEGVRGEITVVVEGAPEAGPGELDAAELVRRVQVREEAGERRKEAIVAVAAETGLPKREVFDAVVAAKNAAKG, from the coding sequence ATGTCCCGTGTGACAGGAACGCTGGTACTCGCAGGGACCCCCATCGGTGACATCGCGGACGCTCCGCCCCGACTCGCCACCGAACTGCAGAACGCGGACATCGTGGCCGCCGAGGACACCCGGAGGCTGCGCGGGCTGACCCGGGCCCTCGGGATCCACACCACGGGCCGGGTCGTCTCGTACTTCGAGGGCAACGAGTCCGCCCGTACGCCCGAGCTCGTCGAGGCGCTGGTGGGCGGCGCCCGTGTGCTGCTCGTCACCGACGCGGGCATGCCGTCCGTCTCGGACCCCGGCTACCGCCTGGTCGCCGCGGCCGTCGAGCAGGACATCAAGGTCACGGCCGTCCCCGGCCCGTCGGCCGTGCTCACCGCGCTCGCCCTCTCCGGGCTGCCCGTGGACCGCTTCTGCTTCGAGGGTTTCCTGCCGCGCAAGGCGGGCGAGCGCCTCGGCCGGTTGCGTGAGGTCGCCGACGAGCGGCGCACCCTCGTGTACTTCGAGGCCCCGCACCGGCTCGACGACACGCTCGCCGCGATGGCGGAGGTCTTCGGCGCCGAGCGCCGCGCCGCCGTCTGCCGCGAACTGACCAAGACGTACGAGGAGGTCAAGCGCGGCCCGCTGACCGAACTCGCGGCCTGGGCAGCCGAGGGCGTACGGGGCGAGATCACCGTCGTCGTCGAGGGCGCCCCGGAGGCCGGACCCGGTGAGCTCGACGCCGCGGAGCTGGTGCGCAGGGTGCAGGTGCGCGAGGAGGCGGGGGAGCGGCGCAAGGAGGCGATCGTCGCGGTCGCGGCCGAGACGGGGCTGCCCAAGCGCGAGGTGTTCGATGCGGTCGTGGCGGCAAAGAACGCGGCAAAGGGCTGA
- a CDS encoding dolichyl-phosphate-mannose--protein mannosyltransferase — protein sequence MTSTAPEALEGQHPMAEPVAEPSSWQQRLRRFGYAPRAENPAPIGLRERLDPPYTRPSKHVWSLLRLGPGPAERLWRLMAWGGPLLVTAVAGLLRFWNLGKPRAVIFDETYYAKDSWALINQGYEGAWPKDIDKTILADPGAVLIPTDPGYVVHPPMGKWVIGVGEKIFGFEPFGWRFMVALLGTLSVLMLCRIGRRLFRSTFLGCLAGLLLAVDGLHFVMSRTALLDQVLMFFVLASFGCLVLDRDRTRKRLAAALPEDEEGVLRPDAELAETLRLGWRPWRITAGVMLGLAAATKWNGLYVMAAFGLMTVLWDVGGRRTAGAVRPHLAVLKKDLLPAFVSVVPVAIATYLATWTGWLVSDKGYFRDWAAKQDKLPGGGDSFWGWLPEWLRSLWHYEYEVFNFHVGLTSPHTYESNPWSWIVLGRPVSYFYESPAPGTAGCPATAKEKCAQEVLALGTPLLWWAACFALLYVLWRWAFRRDWRAGAIACGIAAGWVPWFLYQERTIFLFYAVVFVPFLCLAVAMMLGAIIGPRGSSERRRTFGAVAAGCLVLLIVWNFIYFWPIYTGTPIPIDEWRNRMWLDTWI from the coding sequence GTGACCAGTACCGCACCCGAGGCCCTGGAGGGCCAGCACCCCATGGCAGAGCCCGTGGCAGAGCCCTCTTCGTGGCAGCAGAGGCTGCGGCGCTTCGGCTACGCCCCCCGCGCCGAGAACCCCGCTCCCATCGGGCTGCGGGAGCGGCTCGACCCGCCGTACACCCGCCCCTCGAAGCACGTGTGGTCGCTCCTCCGCCTCGGCCCCGGCCCGGCCGAGCGGCTGTGGCGGCTGATGGCCTGGGGCGGTCCGCTCCTGGTCACGGCGGTCGCGGGCCTGCTGCGGTTCTGGAACCTCGGCAAGCCGCGCGCGGTGATATTCGACGAGACGTACTACGCCAAGGACTCGTGGGCCCTGATCAACCAGGGGTACGAGGGGGCCTGGCCGAAGGACATCGACAAGACGATCCTGGCGGACCCGGGCGCGGTGCTCATCCCGACCGACCCGGGGTACGTCGTCCATCCCCCGATGGGCAAATGGGTCATCGGCGTCGGCGAGAAGATCTTCGGATTCGAGCCCTTCGGCTGGCGCTTCATGGTGGCGCTGCTCGGCACCCTGTCGGTGCTGATGCTGTGCCGGATCGGCCGCCGGCTCTTCCGCTCGACGTTCCTGGGCTGTCTGGCGGGCCTGCTGCTCGCCGTCGACGGACTGCACTTCGTGATGAGCCGCACGGCGCTCCTCGACCAGGTGCTGATGTTCTTCGTCCTCGCCTCCTTCGGCTGCCTCGTCCTCGACCGCGACCGCACCCGGAAACGGCTCGCGGCGGCGCTCCCCGAGGACGAGGAGGGGGTGCTGCGGCCCGACGCGGAGCTCGCGGAGACCCTGCGCCTCGGGTGGCGGCCGTGGCGGATCACGGCCGGCGTGATGCTGGGCCTCGCGGCGGCGACGAAGTGGAACGGCCTGTACGTCATGGCGGCGTTCGGCCTGATGACGGTCCTGTGGGACGTGGGCGGCCGCCGCACGGCCGGCGCCGTCCGCCCGCACCTCGCGGTGCTCAAGAAGGACCTCCTCCCGGCGTTCGTGTCGGTGGTGCCGGTGGCGATCGCCACGTACCTGGCGACCTGGACCGGCTGGCTCGTCTCGGACAAGGGCTACTTCCGCGACTGGGCCGCCAAGCAGGACAAGCTCCCCGGGGGCGGGGACAGCTTCTGGGGCTGGCTGCCGGAGTGGCTGCGCAGCCTCTGGCACTACGAGTACGAGGTCTTCAACTTCCACGTGGGCCTGACCTCGCCGCACACCTACGAGTCGAACCCCTGGTCCTGGATCGTCCTGGGCCGCCCGGTCTCGTACTTCTACGAGTCCCCGGCCCCCGGCACCGCCGGCTGCCCGGCCACCGCCAAGGAGAAGTGCGCCCAGGAGGTCCTGGCCCTCGGCACCCCGCTCCTGTGGTGGGCGGCCTGCTTCGCCCTCCTGTACGTCCTGTGGCGCTGGGCCTTCCGCCGCGACTGGCGCGCGGGCGCGATCGCCTGCGGCATCGCGGCCGGCTGGGTCCCCTGGTTCCTCTACCAGGAGCGCACGATCTTCCTTTTCTACGCGGTCGTCTTCGTGCCTTTCCTGTGCCTGGCGGTGGCCATGATGCTGGGCGCGATCATCGGCCCACGGGGATCATCGGAAAGGCGCCGGACTTTCGGCGCGGTGGCGGCGGGCTGTCTGGTTCTCCTGATCGTCTGGAATTTCATCTACTTCTGGCCGATCTACACGGGCACGCCGATTCCGATAGACGAATGGCGGAACCGGATGTGGCTCGACACGTGGATCTAG
- a CDS encoding methyltransferase domain-containing protein, protein MGVASTSTYGAWFYAGQQDGSRRSAESVLPLVFDLVRPSSVVDVGCGTGSWLATAQDLGAKEILGVDGPWVSADALRIPPDCFMEQDLTYPLRLDRRFDLAMCLEAAEHFDAARADSLVGDLCAMADVVLFSAAIPGQTGTDHRNEQWPPYWRGRFEQWGYELADCLRTRLWDDPTIEPWYAQNAFLYVSGDRLAGDERLRAAAAENGRMPLCAVHPGVLALFSAPYAPAEPEPADRRGAPRRFISG, encoded by the coding sequence ATGGGCGTTGCCTCTACGAGTACGTACGGCGCGTGGTTCTACGCCGGCCAACAGGACGGTTCGCGGCGTTCCGCCGAGTCCGTGCTGCCGCTGGTGTTCGACCTCGTCAGGCCGTCGAGTGTGGTGGACGTCGGCTGCGGCACCGGCTCCTGGCTCGCCACCGCCCAGGACCTGGGGGCGAAGGAGATCCTGGGCGTCGACGGCCCCTGGGTGTCCGCCGACGCGCTGCGCATTCCCCCGGACTGCTTCATGGAACAGGACCTCACCTACCCGCTGCGCCTCGACCGGCGGTTCGACCTGGCGATGTGCCTGGAGGCCGCGGAGCACTTCGACGCGGCCCGCGCCGACTCCCTGGTGGGTGACCTGTGCGCCATGGCGGACGTCGTCCTCTTCTCCGCCGCGATCCCCGGTCAGACCGGGACGGATCACCGCAACGAACAGTGGCCGCCGTACTGGCGCGGGCGTTTCGAGCAGTGGGGCTACGAGCTCGCCGACTGCCTGCGCACCCGCTTGTGGGACGACCCGACGATCGAGCCCTGGTACGCGCAGAACGCCTTCCTCTACGTCAGCGGCGACCGGCTCGCCGGCGACGAGCGGCTCCGCGCAGCGGCCGCCGAGAACGGCCGGATGCCGCTGTGCGCCGTCCACCCGGGCGTCCTCGCGCTGTTCTCCGCCCCCTACGCGCCCGCGGAGCCCGAACCGGCGGACCGCCGGGGCGCACCACGCAGATTCATCAGCGGCTGA
- a CDS encoding penicillin-binding transpeptidase domain-containing protein, translating into MRSGAKTAIVGGVFLVVAGGVGYGGLNLYNGITGGDTNVGTRSDNAPKTGPVTGDEVTTTAKEFLAAWAAGEPEKAGQLTNDPVTAGPAVAAYRDGASVSEAEITPGTPVGATVPFTVKATITYKGVSKPWTYASELTVVRGQTTGRPLVKWAPSVLHPKLLTAEATVRTGVAETASVKAVDRNGKELTAETYPSLRPILDELRKRYGAKAGGETGIETWIDSGSASVPDSTVLVLSKGKPGTLKTTIDAGVQAAAEKAVKKYGKSSVAAIEPSTGAIRAVANNPATDYNTAFQGAQAPGSTMKIVTAAMMMQNGIATPGSKVECPPDVVSRSTTFQNLKRFSIPNGTLAESFRRSCNTAFIKAISTLSDKGIADTALGDTARDSFGIGQSWAVGVPAADGSVPESAGSETPASYIGQGKITMSALNVASLSATVKNGGFLQPYLVARELDDREFAQADRLSPEVASGLKTMMKAAATASDGTATAAMAGVPTPKGAKTGSAEVDGQTSNSWFTGYSGDLAAAAVVEEGGHGGDAAGPVVAQVLKAG; encoded by the coding sequence ATGCGCAGTGGAGCGAAGACCGCGATCGTCGGGGGCGTGTTCCTCGTCGTGGCGGGCGGTGTCGGATACGGAGGGCTCAACCTCTACAACGGGATCACGGGCGGCGACACGAACGTCGGAACCCGTTCCGACAACGCGCCGAAGACCGGGCCCGTCACCGGCGACGAGGTGACGACGACCGCGAAGGAGTTCCTCGCGGCCTGGGCCGCCGGCGAGCCGGAGAAGGCCGGGCAGCTGACGAACGACCCCGTCACCGCCGGACCCGCCGTGGCGGCCTACCGGGACGGCGCGAGCGTCTCGGAGGCCGAGATCACACCGGGGACGCCCGTCGGGGCGACGGTGCCGTTCACGGTGAAGGCCACGATCACGTACAAGGGCGTGTCGAAGCCCTGGACCTACGCCTCCGAGCTGACCGTCGTCCGGGGCCAGACCACCGGCCGGCCGCTGGTGAAGTGGGCGCCGTCCGTGCTCCACCCGAAGCTGCTCACCGCCGAGGCCACGGTGCGCACGGGCGTCGCGGAGACCGCCTCCGTGAAGGCCGTCGACCGGAACGGCAAGGAGCTGACGGCGGAGACGTACCCCTCGCTGAGACCGATCCTGGACGAGCTGCGCAAGCGGTACGGGGCGAAGGCCGGCGGCGAGACCGGCATCGAGACGTGGATCGACTCGGGCAGCGCGTCCGTCCCCGACTCGACCGTCCTCGTCCTGTCGAAGGGGAAGCCGGGCACGCTGAAGACCACCATCGACGCGGGCGTGCAGGCGGCGGCGGAGAAGGCGGTCAAGAAGTACGGAAAGAGCTCGGTGGCGGCGATAGAGCCGTCGACCGGTGCGATACGCGCGGTGGCCAACAACCCGGCCACCGACTACAACACCGCCTTCCAGGGCGCCCAGGCCCCCGGCTCGACGATGAAGATCGTCACGGCGGCGATGATGATGCAGAACGGCATCGCGACGCCCGGCAGCAAGGTCGAGTGTCCGCCTGACGTCGTCTCGCGGAGCACCACCTTCCAGAACCTCAAAAGGTTCAGCATCCCCAACGGCACCCTCGCCGAGTCATTCCGCCGCTCCTGCAACACCGCCTTCATCAAGGCGATCAGCACCCTCAGCGACAAGGGCATCGCGGACACCGCCCTCGGTGACACCGCCCGTGACTCCTTCGGCATCGGTCAGAGCTGGGCGGTGGGCGTCCCGGCGGCCGACGGCAGCGTCCCCGAGTCGGCCGGCAGCGAGACGCCCGCCTCCTACATCGGCCAGGGCAAGATCACGATGAGCGCCCTGAACGTCGCCTCGCTCTCCGCGACCGTGAAGAACGGCGGCTTCCTCCAGCCGTACCTGGTGGCGAGGGAGCTCGACGACCGGGAGTTCGCCCAGGCCGACCGCCTCTCCCCCGAGGTCGCCTCGGGGCTGAAGACGATGATGAAGGCGGCGGCGACCGCGTCCGACGGCACGGCGACGGCGGCGATGGCCGGGGTCCCCACCCCCAAGGGCGCGAAGACCGGCTCCGCCGAGGTCGACGGCCAGACCTCCAACAGCTGGTTCACCGGCTACTCCGGCGACCTCGCGGCCGCGGCGGTCGTCGAGGAGGGCGGCCACGGCGGCGACGCCGCGGGCCCGGTGGTCGCGCAGGTCCTGAAGGCCGGCTGA
- a CDS encoding YbaK/EbsC family protein produces the protein MTADDTSLAHPQFAAALQELGLDVEVRRFPDETRTAQQAAEAIGCEVAEIVKSLIFAADGVPVLVLMDGASRVDVELVRWELCAGKVTRADAKVVRETTGYAIGGVPPFGHRTRTRVLADRGILDHDVVWAAAGTPHTVFAMDPKTLVTHAGATLVDVREPTA, from the coding sequence ATGACCGCTGACGACACCTCCCTCGCGCACCCCCAGTTCGCCGCCGCACTCCAGGAGTTGGGCCTCGATGTCGAGGTCCGTCGCTTCCCGGACGAGACCCGCACCGCGCAGCAGGCCGCCGAGGCCATCGGCTGCGAGGTCGCCGAGATCGTGAAGTCGCTGATCTTCGCCGCCGACGGGGTGCCGGTCCTCGTCCTGATGGACGGCGCCTCGCGGGTGGACGTCGAGCTCGTACGGTGGGAACTGTGCGCCGGGAAGGTCACCCGGGCCGACGCGAAGGTGGTCCGGGAGACGACCGGGTACGCGATCGGGGGCGTCCCGCCCTTCGGGCACCGCACCCGGACCCGGGTCCTCGCCGACCGGGGCATCCTCGACCACGACGTGGTGTGGGCCGCGGCGGGCACCCCGCACACCGTCTTCGCGATGGACCCGAAGACGCTGGTCACCCACGCGGGCGCCACCCTGGTGGACGTGCGCGAGCCCACCGCGTGA
- a CDS encoding DMT family transporter, producing the protein MTPLVTLAVLVAAVTHASWNAIAHHIKEQLLSFTLISGGGALIGLVTAVFVPLPAAGAWPYLIASALLHIGYYALLMRSFTLGDFGQMYPIARGTAPLVVTVLAAVFLHEVPGGWQLLGVAVACAGLTGLALWGIRGKDTRPHWPALLAAGATGLSIALYTVVDGVGVRASATPLGYIAWLMILQGLVIPAYALWRRRAALLPQLRPYAARGLLGAALSVSAYALVLWAQTKAPLAPIAALRESSIIVGAAIGALFFKERFGGPRIAAAGLMVIGIGLMLQAG; encoded by the coding sequence GTGACCCCGCTCGTCACCCTCGCGGTGCTCGTCGCCGCCGTCACGCACGCGAGCTGGAACGCCATCGCCCACCACATCAAGGAGCAGTTGCTCTCCTTCACGCTGATCTCCGGCGGCGGGGCGCTGATCGGCCTGGTCACGGCGGTCTTCGTCCCGCTCCCGGCGGCAGGCGCCTGGCCGTACCTGATCGCCTCCGCGCTGCTCCACATCGGCTACTACGCCCTGCTCATGCGCTCGTTCACGCTGGGCGACTTCGGGCAGATGTACCCGATCGCCCGCGGTACGGCCCCGCTGGTCGTGACCGTCCTCGCGGCGGTCTTCCTCCACGAGGTCCCGGGCGGCTGGCAGTTGCTCGGGGTGGCGGTGGCGTGCGCGGGCCTGACGGGCCTGGCCCTGTGGGGCATCCGGGGCAAGGACACCCGCCCGCACTGGCCGGCGCTGCTCGCGGCGGGCGCGACGGGTCTGTCCATCGCGCTCTACACGGTCGTCGACGGCGTCGGCGTCCGCGCCTCCGCCACCCCGCTCGGCTACATCGCGTGGCTGATGATCCTCCAGGGCCTCGTGATCCCCGCGTACGCCCTGTGGCGGCGCCGCGCGGCCCTCCTCCCCCAGCTCCGCCCGTACGCGGCCCGCGGCCTCCTCGGCGCGGCGCTCTCGGTCTCGGCGTACGCGCTCGTCCTGTGGGCCCAGACGAAGGCCCCGCTGGCCCCGATCGCCGCGCTCCGCGAGTCCTCGATCATCGTGGGCGCGGCGATCGGCGCGCTCTTCTTCAAGGAACGCTTCGGCGGCCCGAGGATCGCGGCGGCGGGCCTGATGGTCATCGGCATCGGCTTGATGCTCCAGGCGGGGTGA
- a CDS encoding GNAT family N-acetyltransferase, producing the protein MFITEEDAFDPEEMLDLYGSVGWEGYTSDVGRLCRGLANSHLVITARDGSGTLLGLARTVSDDEHICYVQDVVVNPAHHRQGVGRALVEHLTRRYSHCRFFLLSTDHESSPEGERNHAFYRSLGFLSYEEKHMAGFGLPRNRPDLRATAP; encoded by the coding sequence GTGTTCATCACGGAAGAGGACGCTTTCGATCCTGAGGAGATGCTGGACCTCTACGGATCAGTCGGCTGGGAGGGCTACACCAGCGATGTCGGCCGGCTCTGCCGCGGCCTGGCGAACTCCCACCTCGTCATCACGGCACGGGACGGTTCCGGAACGCTCCTCGGACTGGCCCGGACCGTCTCCGACGACGAACACATCTGTTACGTGCAGGACGTCGTGGTCAACCCCGCACATCACCGGCAGGGCGTCGGCCGTGCCTTGGTCGAGCACCTCACGCGACGCTACTCGCACTGCCGGTTCTTCCTCCTGTCCACGGACCACGAGTCGTCACCGGAAGGCGAGCGCAACCACGCGTTCTACCGGAGCCTGGGCTTCCTGTCCTACGAGGAGAAGCACATGGCGGGCTTCGGACTCCCCAGGAACCGTCCCGACCTGCGCGCCACGGCGCCGTAG
- a CDS encoding ATP-binding protein, with protein MGPAPDETVVLRWRPAARSVPLARRELRRVLARWEWGVVEDVASLVLSELLTNAVRHGRVPGREVETHFAQVPGARLRIEVHDASERRPLMALPDGVGDGGWGLPLVDTLSAKWGVCDRLGTGKLVWAELAVKGESDAP; from the coding sequence ATGGGGCCCGCGCCCGACGAGACCGTGGTGCTGCGCTGGCGGCCCGCCGCCCGCAGCGTGCCGCTCGCCCGGCGTGAGCTGCGGCGCGTGCTCGCCCGGTGGGAGTGGGGAGTCGTCGAGGACGTCGCCTCGCTCGTGCTCTCCGAGCTGCTGACGAACGCCGTCCGGCACGGCCGCGTGCCCGGCCGCGAGGTCGAGACGCACTTCGCTCAAGTGCCCGGCGCCAGACTGCGTATCGAGGTCCATGACGCCTCCGAGCGGCGGCCGTTGATGGCGCTGCCCGACGGTGTCGGCGACGGCGGGTGGGGGCTTCCCCTCGTCGACACCCTCTCCGCCAAGTGGGGTGTCTGCGACCGCCTCGGGACGGGAAAGCTGGTGTGGGCTGAGCTTGCCGTGAAGGGGGAGTCGGATGCGCCGTGA
- a CDS encoding helix-turn-helix transcriptional regulator, giving the protein MPAGGKPTVRSRRLGSALKRLREAAGVDQSVAAQAILRSVTKVSRLESGQVSASALEVRTLLDCYGVRDGDERRRLEELARASNQRGWWFDYQETLRPDYADHITLESDSTYIRSWEPSLIPGLLQTPEYAESVISSGPSFIPQERIAQLVEVRQERQRRIEDGGVHFTAIIWEPAIAALRHDPAVRDGQLRRLLDAGQRQNVTVQILPAAASKAAGMSGAFVAFSFGIEPNVEAVAVRTAANTTVVEAPEDLAAYVNVFDLLRSAAMSAEESAERIRQTLGGVVPDQMEEAK; this is encoded by the coding sequence ATGCCCGCAGGTGGGAAGCCGACGGTTCGCAGTCGGCGGCTCGGCTCCGCCCTCAAGCGCCTTCGGGAGGCAGCCGGCGTCGACCAGTCGGTCGCGGCCCAGGCCATCCTGAGGTCGGTGACCAAGGTCAGCCGGCTCGAGAGCGGACAAGTCTCCGCCTCCGCACTGGAGGTGAGGACGCTCCTCGACTGCTACGGGGTCCGGGACGGGGACGAGCGACGCAGGCTGGAGGAACTGGCGCGTGCGAGCAATCAACGCGGTTGGTGGTTCGACTACCAGGAGACCCTGCGCCCGGACTACGCGGATCACATCACGCTCGAGAGCGATTCGACCTACATCCGATCGTGGGAACCCTCGCTGATTCCGGGCCTGTTGCAGACCCCGGAGTACGCGGAATCGGTGATCTCCTCCGGCCCCAGCTTCATCCCGCAGGAGCGCATCGCCCAGCTGGTCGAGGTCCGCCAGGAGCGTCAGCGGCGGATCGAGGACGGCGGGGTCCACTTCACCGCCATCATCTGGGAGCCCGCCATAGCCGCGCTCCGCCACGATCCGGCCGTCCGCGACGGCCAGCTCCGCCGCCTGCTCGACGCCGGGCAGCGCCAGAACGTCACCGTGCAGATCCTGCCGGCTGCGGCGAGCAAAGCGGCGGGGATGTCGGGTGCGTTCGTCGCGTTCTCGTTCGGCATCGAACCCAACGTCGAGGCGGTGGCGGTGCGCACGGCCGCGAACACGACCGTCGTCGAAGCGCCCGAGGATCTCGCCGCCTACGTCAACGTATTCGATCTACTACGCTCGGCGGCGATGTCCGCAGAGGAGAGCGCGGAGCGCATCCGGCAGACCCTGGGCGGCGTCGTCCCGGATCAGATGGAAGAGGCAAAGTGA
- a CDS encoding DUF397 domain-containing protein translates to MTPEIVSAFRKSSFSDQQGDCVETAATAVDGTAVRDSKATPTGPCVFFEAEAWASFVGAVKAERL, encoded by the coding sequence GTGACACCTGAGATCGTCAGCGCTTTCCGCAAGTCGTCCTTCTCGGATCAGCAGGGTGACTGCGTCGAGACGGCCGCCACCGCCGTGGACGGAACCGCCGTACGCGACAGCAAGGCCACGCCCACCGGACCGTGCGTCTTCTTCGAGGCGGAGGCCTGGGCGTCGTTCGTCGGGGCCGTGAAGGCCGAGCGGCTGTAG